Proteins co-encoded in one Syngnathoides biaculeatus isolate LvHL_M chromosome 22, ASM1980259v1, whole genome shotgun sequence genomic window:
- the prr12a gene encoding proline-rich protein 12, with translation MDRNYPGTGFGDLGAGAGWSYERSAKASLVYGSSRSSHPESELLHRQAYATPHPLQGYATNHHPGSSGQGGAWGAAGRSLGLSGLFDTGLHHASPSAPDASVMNLISALESRGPQAPPSASSLLSQFRTPSWQTAMHTPAPPELFISGALPGSGSFPSSSALSAYQHPASFSSRSFPGASLTLQDTPTFSPTSNGLLSPHDPLLHIKAPSQSSLGFDRLLSSQGAAAAAYRGSQDPTGASSAQASSARHLQSHQFNLLSSQLQDQSSQLYNASVFSSAQPQAQSQSQSNSAQERAVPRQDSVIKHYQRPTPAQPQLSSSAAHSLQHYLSCGGAGYQQIATHHRHAGLSCSPLGDQSPSSDHKASSRTEQYRPIIQPPYSSSSSSSSSSAGKGTKSSSSSGYSSASSASSSRTPLTPPSASSTSSSSSSSSATPGAHPSNSIPTSSSSAATSRQQPPTQPAPPPPTPQQQQPPPTSTPQSLPKSCLSGYGSPVPPVKTPTSALTGQTPPQQQTQSYSPNQPPTSHLAQSYGGFSSPQAQDLSSGTGGKGYGSLGGRSQSYPTDIYGADSAYGSLPSSLGGAGSPSLGYGAPGHSPALLRSSGSSGSGASGGGSSSGTASGNSGSGGGAGNGMTSERGGSGSGGGSYHIPDSSPSPSGNSGIIRPGLHSPVPACPTQSPGGAGSNKYISSVLSPTFLSSPQGYPDTRGPSSQTQSYHPTASKTKADTSMLGVGSQRSQEEVDDDEEFLIQHLLQAQASPAPQASHHHPQQQPQQTSQQTQPQPQSAPPTSDAGKGLGYDMGKSSEERYHPQSVIRTHSATSSSGVGNATSGASISGLDSQLEMSLKKQQQQQQQQQQQQQQQQQQQHHHQQQQQRNERPVGSSRSSGGRGSGEQVHSHLLHHDNLGSVVHYGRGDPYTQHSLGPQHSSHNQHVSSHSQIPPHNQMELQKKERGEIPYPRKTPDVQPQHSQPQSTASLMDSPTDQSHQSPHLLQSVLSHTTRNKLESHTQHHKMDTHQQQQHHKLDTHRQHQQHHKMDSHQPHQQHQKMDSHSQHQQHHKMDPHQQHHKIDSHPQQQQHSIGQQQGVMDSASGRLGSTKHPAQAQSQTTQLQLQLQSQALEVAAAHYNHGPSSHPHEQGQVKQSSVVSSLDMLERSLSQTSSTDVAIPEDRRGGRSGGSSEHHRQQHQEQQQRQHPSHHHPQPHSASEIHSFLSEPEIAMPTPSHMHHLSQHHPQQQQQHPSSQHQQPHSHHPHAQPQTPHPHHIPTPSAPAHSQPQPEPQQPLPSQLTPQQSQLDQQRSEQHQFDTVSPVEKADQTQQSNRFVPLTSICFPDSLLQDEDRSFFPGMEDMFCAEDYKSSCAGGAGPGQEEMNESHTGQEGMGSMKAGQSASGPGGSSGAGYDMMGHHGDQGYEPYCHSLEEPSNNSMTLDLDSLKTHELPSTVNTEQLGLIQSQGPAMGMGSNNAGPNNPAAKLSSGPGGTSTGAASGGLQSPIFCSSRPKKLLKSSSFHLLKERRDPNTLPKKSYAQEYEFEDDEDKADQPADIRLNSRRLPDLLPDLVSSCRKGGGGSGSLSPLMGDIDFYHASGYPQMGTHSLLPQDGPKKRGRKPTRPKREGPPRPRGRPRIRPMPEPYTPRGMMGEMGGTVGSGGGGFNVEGRGRGRGRGSRGRGGRREDMYMEMSGKEQEQMHHLHHHQHQQQLHHQPQQQQHEPIPPLKIKLPIPMSSSDALLRTDSLSGTDPALSDGSVGSAPSLGLSPGPCSTESTRVQDKKQKNQMMDDGIDGDGLEERGDEKDPESKAGLVASFLDFLKSGKRPPGLDISPGMEADNGETSPCKSGLRPLSPAPPPPPPPPPFGDGEGNGGLALGSCPSPKRLEDELKRNLETLPSFSSDEEDSVGKNQDLQKSISSAISALYDTPQLTANIHHSIPPPPPQPQPSHSPLTPPLQPPTLSPQTDIHTPHAQPQPDEPCILHPEDENMDENKDEENDEERSSRGDEENDMMEEREPQLETLGAPKLEVSLPEIPPPASATSQPPSVPPSPVSSSSPPSPLPPLSLPSPPPPPEEQHENSKPPSPVATKSQTPPPPLTATLPPPAASPPSPPPASLTPAPPAQASPPKESPTPSPESAASPEEERPSPKNTNLHLAQKQEDAAIAGESEEDDSESGGEGIFRERDEFVVRVEDIRTLKLALQTGREPPPIWRVQKALLQKFSPEIKDGQRQFCATSNYLGYFGDAKRRYQRIYVKFLENVNKKDYVRVCSRRPWRRAMPALRRQSFPRMASPPASQAQPKEERLTPSSQREKEQKEKSRTTLPPAKEQRERKETSSAVAKAKEREREAEKDQRVQPTQDKAEKRVTERGRAKDERKAPERKEKTERPPKSKPAKVKAEPPPKKRKKWLKEAPSSSDSDSSDEAASENEMPVKGGVNNRAMREMFRSYVEMLVSTALDPDMIQALEDTDDELYLPPMRKIDSILSEQKRRLLRRVSMSSQHQEVVHAYPQIIVDPLDSGVVRVRLSGDAYNRKTLNRVKKTLPKPQDLKLSSDSYRIYSLYHSLHHYKYHTFLQCKKETNTIEQAAEDPGQEEVVQQCMANQSWLDTLFGSFIELLTLSTKA, from the exons ATGGATAGGAATTACCCCGGAACAGGGTTCGGCGATTTGGGCGCTGGAGCAGGATGGAGTTACGAGAGGTCGGCCAAAGCGAG TCTTGTGTATGGGAGTTCCAGATCATCCCACCCTGAGTCTGAGCTCCTCCACCGCCAAGCCTACGCCACTCCACACCCTCTGCAGGGCTATGCCACCAATCACCACCCAGGGAGCTCCGGACAAGGCGGGGCTTGGGGAGCAGCTGGACGGAGTTTGG GTCTGTCGGGGCTGTTTGACACCGGGCTACACCACGCCAGCCCCTCGGCCCCAGATGCCTCGGTCATGAATCTGATTTCGGCATTGGAGTCTCGGGGTCCCCAGGCTCcgccctccgcctcctccttgCTCTCCCAGTTCCGCACACCATCTTGGCAGACAG CGATGCACACACCTGCTCCTCCAGAATTATTCATTTCTGGAGCTCTTCCtggctcaggctccttcccctcctcctccgcTCTCTCAGCCTATCAGCATCCAGCGTCGTTTTCGAGCCGCTCCTTTCCCGGTGCCTCCCTTACCCTCCAGGACACACCCACGTTTAGCCCCACATCCAACGGTCTACTGTCCCCACATGACCCCTTACTACACATCAAAGCTCCCTCCCAGTCCAGCCTGGGTTTTGACAGGCTCCTCTCCTCGCAGGGAGCTGCTGCAGCAGCCTACAGGGGTAGCCAAGACCCTACAGGTGCCTCATCAGCCCAGGCATCCTCTGCTAGGCACCTCCAGTCCCACCAGTTCAACCTGCTGTCATCGCAGCTCCAGGACCAGTCCTCCCAGCTGTATAATGCCTCAGTATTCTCCTCAGCCCAGCCCCAAGCTCAGTCCCAGTCCCAGTCCAACTCGGCTCAGGAACGGGCCGTGCCCAGACAGGACAGCGTTATCAAGCACTACCAGCGGCCCACCCCAGCGCAGCCGCAGCTCTCCTCCTCTGCTGCTCACTCCCTCCAGCACTACCTCAGCTGTGGAGGGGCAGGGTACCAACAAATAGCTACCCATCACAGGCATGCTGGCCTTTCTTGCAGCCCACTGGGTGACCAGAGCCCCTCGTCTGACCACAAAGCCTCCTCTCGTACAGAGCAGTATCGGCCAATCATTCAGCCTCCatattcttcatcttcttcctcctcttcctcctctgctggGAAAGGTACCAAAAGCAGCTCCAGCAGTGGTTACTCATCTGCAAGTTCAGCATCGTCCTCAAGAACTCCCCTCACACCCCCATCTGCATCCTCTACCTCctcgtcatcatcatcttcttctgccACTCCAGGCGCTCACCCTTCTAATTCAATCCCCACCTCAAGCTCCAGTGCAGCCACCTCCAGGCAGCAACCCCCCACTCAACCAGCTCCACCTCCCCCAACCCCACAGCAGCAGCAACCCCCTCCCACCTCAACACCTCAATCCCTCCCCAAATCCTGCCTTTCTGGTTATGGTTCTCCTGTGCCCCCTGTAAAAACCCCTACCTCTGCTCTTACAGGTCAGACCCCTCCCCAGCAGCAGACTCAATCATATTCCCCAAATCAGCCCCCTACCTCTCACCTTGCGCAGTCCTATGGAGGTTTCAGTTCCCCACAAGCCCAGGACCTGAGCTCAGGTACTGGTGGAAAAGGCTACGGAAGTTTAGGAGGGCGAAGTCAGTCATACCCCACTGATATATACGGAGCCGATTCTGCTTATGGATCGCTTCCCTCTTCTTTGGGTGGAGCAGGAAGCCCATCATTAGGTTATGGTGCTCCAGGCCATTCCCCTGCGCTTTTAAGATCAAGCGGTTCATCAGGTAGTGGAGCATCTGGGGGAGGAAGCAGTAGTGGAACTGCAAGTGGAAACTCTGGGTCAGGCGGAGGGGCAGGAAATGGTATGACCAGTGAGAGGGGTGGAAGCGGTAGTGGAGGAGGGTCTTACCATATTCCAGATTCTAGTCCCTCCCCTTCTGGAAACTCGGGCATTATCCGCCCAGGGCTGCACTCCCCGGTGCCAGCATGTCCCACGCAATCTCCTGGAGGTGCTGgttcaaataaatatatctCCTCTGTTCTCTCTCCTACTTTCCTAAGCTCACCACAGGGCTACCCTGACACTAGAGGTCCTAGTTCCCAAACTCAGTCTTATCACCCCACCGCCTCCAAAACAAAGGCTGACACGTCAATGCTCGGAGTTGGTTCTCAGAGATCTCAAGAGGAGGTAGATGATGACGAGGAGTTCTTGATTCAGCACTTGCTGCAGGCACAAGCAAGTCCTGCTCCCCAGGCTTCTCATCACCATCCCCAACAGCAGCCCCAACAGACATCCCAGCAAACGCAGCCTCAGCCTCAGTCAGCGCCACCAACATCTGATGCCGGCAAAGGGCTGGGGTATGACATGGGAAAGTCGTCTGAAGAAAGGTATCACCCCCAGAGTGTTATACGCACCCACAGTGCCACATCCTCCTCTGGGGTAGGCAATGCAACCTCTGGAGCGTCTATCTCCGGACTAGACAGTCAGCTGGAGATGTCGTTGAagaaacagcagcaacaacaacaacaacaacaacaacaacaacaacagcagcagcagcagcaacaccatcatcaacaacaacagcaaaggAACGAGAGGCCTGTTGGAAGCAGTAGAAGTAGTGGGGGGCGAGGGAGTGGTGAACAAGTCCACTCGCACCTCCTCCACCATGACAACCTAGGCTCAGTAGTCCACTATGGGCGAGGGGACCCGTATACACAGCACTCCCTTGGTCCCCAACACTCCTCACATAATCAGCATGTGTCCTCGCATTCGCAGATACCTCCCCACAACCAGATGGAGCTACAGAAGAAGGAGCGTGGTGAAATCCCTTACCCGCGGAAAACGCCCGATGTCCAGCCACAGCATTCTCAGCCTCAAAGCACTGCATCTCTTATGGACTCCCCCACAGATCAGTCCCACCAGTCACCACACCTCCTCCAATCCGTGTTGTCCCATACAACTCGCAACAAACTCGAGTCTCATACGCAGCACCACAAGATGGACACGCATCAACAACAGCAACATCACAAACTAGATACTCACAGGCAACACCAACAGCACCATAAAATGGACTCCCACCAACCACATCAACAACACCAGAAAATGGACTCCCACTCACAGCATCAGCAGCACCACAAGATGGATCCGCATCAGCAGCACCACAAGATTGACTCCCACCCCCAACAGCAGCAGCACTCCATTGGTCAACAGCAAGGCGTGATGGATAGTGCGAGTGGACGACTTGGTTCGACTAAACATCCAGCTCAAGCTCAGTCACAAACAACTCAGCTCCAGCTTCAACTCCAGTCGCAGGCTTTAGAGGTGGCAGCGGCTCATTACAACCATGGACCTTCGTCACATCCACATGAACAGGGTCAAGTCAAACAGAGCTCGGTGGTCTCATCTTTGGACATGCTGGAGCGCTCGCTTTCTCAGACCTCCAGCACAGATGTAGCCATTCCAGAGGACAGACGCGGCGGACGGAGCGGAGGAAGCAGCGAGCACCACAGACAGCAACACCAGGAGCAGCAGCAGAGGCAGCACCCGTCTCACCATCACCCACAACCACACTCCGCTTCTGAAATACACTCTTTCCTCTCTGAACCTGAAATCGCCATGCCCACCCCATCCCACATGCACCACCTTTCGCAGCACCACcctcagcagcaacagcagcaccCTAGCTCTCAACACCAGCAACCCCATTCTCACCACCCTCATGCCCAGCCACAGACCCCACACCCTCACCATATACCCACTCCTTCTGCCCCGGCGCATTCCCAACCTCAGCCTGAACCCCAGCAGCCGCTGCCATCCCAGCTCACCCCCCAACAGAGCCAGTTAGACCAACAGCGCTCGGAGCAACACCAGTTTGACACAGTCAGCCCAGTGGAGAAAGCAGACCAAACCCAACAAAGTAATCGGTTTGTTCCCCTCACATCCATCTGCTTTCCTGATTCCCTTCTCCAGGATGAGGACCGGTCTTTTTTTCCAGGCATGGAAGACATGTTTTGCGCAGAGGACTACAAGTCAAGTTGTGCTGGTGGTGCAGGACCTGGGCAGGAGGAGATGAATGAAAGCCATACTGGGCAAGAGGGGATGGGCTCCATGAAAGCTGGACAGAGTGCCAGTGGACCAGGGGGCAGTAGTGGAGCTGGCTATGATATGATGGGTCATCATGGAGATCAGGGTTATGAGCCTTACTGTCACAGCCTAGAAGAGCCCAGCAACAACTCAATGACTCTCGATCTTGACTCCCTTAAAACCCATGAACTCCCCTCTACCGTTAACACTGAACAACTTGGTTTAATTCAGTCCCAGGGCCCAGCTATGGGTATGGGCTCTAATAACGCTGGACCTAACAACCCCGCTGCAAAGTTGTCCTCCGGTCCCGGAGGAACAAGCACAGGGGCAGCATCTGGAGGGCTCCAATCACCCATTTTCTGCTCGTCTCGTCCGAAGAAGCTCCTCAAGTCTAGTTCTTTCCATCTCTTAAAAGAGCGCAGAGACCCCAACACGCTGCCCAAGAAAAGTTATGCTCAAGAATATGAGTTTGAAGATGATGAGGATAAAGCTGACCAGCCTGCTGACATCAGGTTGAACAGCCGCAGGCTTCCAGACCTCCTTCCAGATTTGGTGTCCAGCTGcaggaaaggaggaggaggaagtggttCTCTCAGCCCTTTGATGGGTGACATTGACTTCTACCACGCCTCTGGCTACCCACAAATGGGTACGCACTCTCTTTTGCCTCAGGATGGCCCTAAGAAGAGAGGCCGGAAGCCTACTAGGCCCAAGAGGGAGGGCCCCCCTCGGCCCAGAGGCAGGCCTCGCATTCGCCCCATGCCCGAGCCCTACACGCCACGAGGAATGATGGGCGAGATGGGCGGGACAGTTGGCAGTGGCGGAGGCGGGTTCAACGTGGAGGGGCGAGGCAGAGGCCGGGGCCGCGGGAGCAGAGGTAGAGGAGGTCGGAGagaggatatgtacatggaaatGAGCGGAAAGGAGCAGGAGCAGATGCATCATCTTCACCACCATCAACATCAACAGCAGCTTCATCATCAGCCTCAACAGCAACAGCATGAACCGATCCCACCATTAAAG atcAAGTTGCCAATTCCCATGTCGTCCTCTGATGCCTTGCTGAGGACAGACTCGCTGTCTGGCACAGACCCTGCTTTGTCTGATGGCTCGGTTGGCTCAGCCCCGTCACTCGGGCTCAGTCCTGGTCCTTGCAGCACTGAAAGCACCAGAGTACAggataaaaaacagaaaaaccaGATGATGGATGACGGAATAGATGGGGATGGTCTGGAGGAAAGG GGTGATGAGAAGGACCCTGAGTCCAAGGCTGGCTTGGTTGCTTCTTTCTTGGACTTCCTTAAATCAGGGAAAAGACCCCCAGGCTTAGATATTTCCCCCGGAATGGAAGCTGACAACGGTGAAACCTCCCCCTGTAAATCGGGCTTGCGTCCACTCTCCCCAGCACCGCCTCCACCTCCGCCGCCACCTCCGTTTGGGGACGGCGAAGGTAACGGCGGTCTTGCCCTAGGCAGCTGCCCCAGCCCTAAGCGCTTGGAGGACGAGCTGAAGAGAAACCTGGAGACCCTACCCTCGTTCTCCTCCGATGAGGAGGACTCAGTTGGAAAGAACCAAGACCTTCAGAAGAGCATCTCCTCAGCCATTTCTGCCCTGTACGACACCCCTCAATTGACCGCTAACATCCATCACTCGATACCCCCTCCGCCACCTCAGCCGCAACCTTCTCACTCCCCTTTGACGCCCCCGTTGCAGCCCCCGACCCTCAGCCCCCAGACCGACATTCACACACCCCACGCGCAACCCCAGCCGGATGAACCCTGCATCCTCCACCCAGAGGATGAAAACATGGACGAGAACAAGGATGAGGAGAATGACGAGGAGAGAAGTTCTAGAGGAGATGAAGAGAACGATATGATGGAGGAGAGAGAGCCGCAGCTGGAGACGCTAGGAGCCCCCAAGCTTGAAG TGTCCCTCCCGGAGATTCCTCCTCCTGCAAGCGCAACTTCCCAGCCTCCTTCTGTCCCTCCCTCGCCCGTGTCCTCGTCTTCTCCTCCctcccctcttcctcctctctctctgccctcacctcctcctccaccagaAGAACAGCACGAGAACTCCAAGCCTCCGAGTCCCGTTGCCACCAAATCCCAGACGCCGCCGCCTCCCCTGACCGCCACCCTACCGCCGCCTGCCGCGTCTCCCCCTTCTCCTCCCCCTGCTTCTTTGACGCCAGCTCCTCCTGCACAAGCCTCTCCTCCGAAGGAGTCTCCGACGCCCTCGCCCGAGTCCGCCGCCTCTCCCGAAGAAGAGCGACCGTCTCCAAAGAACACCAACTTGCACCTGGCTCAGAAGCAGGAGGATGCGGCCATCGCGGGAGAGAGCGAGGAGGATGACAGCGAGAGCGGCGGCGAGGGCATCTTCAGAGAGAGGGATGAATTCGTGGTGCGCGTGGAGGACATTCGAACGCTCAAG TTGGCCTTGCAGACAGGACGGGAGCCTCCGCCCATCTGGAGGGTACAGAAAGCCCTGCTGCAGAAATTCAGCCCAGAGATCAAAGACGGACAGAGACAGTTCTGTGCCACGAGCAAC TATCTTGGCTACTTTGGAGATGCCAAAAGACGTTACCAGCGCATCTACGTCAAGTTTTTGGAGAACGTCAATAAGAAAGACTACGTCAGAGTCTGTTCTCGAAGACCGTGGCGCAGGGCCATGCCTGCGCTCAG GCGTCAGTCCTTCCCCAGAATGGCTTCTCCTCCCGCAAGCCAAGCTCAACCAAAAGAGGAGAGATTAACCCCGTCCAGCCAGCGGGAGAAGGAGCAGAAGGAGAAATCTAGAACGACCCTGCCGCCGGCGAAAGAACAACGGGAGAGAAAGGAGACCTCATCTGCGGTGGCCAAGGCcaaagaaagagagcgagaggcaGAGAAAGATCAGCGAGTGCAACCGACTCAGGACAAAGCAGAGAAACGAGTCACCGAACGTGGGCGAGCCAAGGACGAGCGGAAAGCACCGGAAAGGAAGGAGAAAACAGAGCGCCCGCCGAAGTCCAAACCTGCCAAGGTAAAGGCAGAACCGCCAcccaagaagaggaagaagtggctgaAGGAAGCTCCCTCCTCTTCAGACTCTGACTCATCGGATGAAGCCGCAAGTGAGAATGAAA TGCCCGTGAAAGGTGGCGTGAACAACCGAGCAATGAGGGAAATGTTCCGAAGCTACGTGGAAATGCTCGTCAGCACAGCTCTGGACCCCGACATGATCCAGGCTTTGGAGGACACGGACG ATGAGCTGTACCTCCCCCCCATGAGGAAGATCGACAGCATCCTCAGTGAACAGAAGCGGAGGTTGTTAAGGAGAGTCAGCATGAGCTCTCAGCATCAG GAGGTTGTGCATGCATACCCCCAGATTATCGTGGACCCCTTGGACTCGGGAGTGGTGAGGGTGCGGCTCAGCGGAGATGCTTACAATCGAAAGACCCTCAACAGAGTCAAGAAAACCCTGCCTAAACCACAG GACCTTAAGCTGTCATCTGACTCATATCGAATCTACAGTCTGTACCACTCCCTGCATCACTACAAATACCACACGTTCTTACAGTGCAAGAAAGAG ACCAACACAATCGAACAGGCGGCCGA